The Streptomyces cynarae genome contains a region encoding:
- a CDS encoding helix-turn-helix domain-containing protein: MPITPYAGAAWPLTARETELADVATAVERGGALLVGEPGTGKSRLLAAAMQAARHAGHTTVWLHDPRATDLDRHFGEADGGGRTVVGADDVHLLVPGAAERLYTLVRAGRAALLGAAPSGMPLPDGVSRLWVEGRVERIPVEPFDPAAAETLLRARLGGRIARQSLDGLWSLTLGNAQFLCEIVESALAEGALRLGGDTWQWHGPAGEPSDRLAEMVRLRLGPLADDEAELAAMIALAGPLEAGLAPVEDLIHAAESLNRRGVVVTERDGKRLRLRLAHPLYAPVLTAGLPDLTARRLRLRLAEAIEATGARRTDDGSRTVALRLAAGDELPPHRLLAAADAALRRRDFALAERLGRLGLAAQGDRDHGGGGPGALLARALAGQGRYQEAEAEFARGTGDEAARALNLAWGLHRVPEAAALVETAAARRPDDPELLGARTVLQLLRDDTGDAAGTGLPGPDAAALVVPPVALARIERGDAAGALALLGQVRDRMDGWEAEHRLAARLLTSRAAFHAGRTAELSAALDGIRHDSAGSRGEIRGAVVRARTYRSAGRYDEAVALLRRACARDDRADWFTTPAWTLSQLAGALAEAGEHTEAVRTVVEARAVERQSVAYPLAVDGAALEHALVLAYTGDLAGAARRAREVASRAAAAGRLQQAVTALHLAGRVGDAAASAADLARLVREDDGGYPALLATHVRALARRDGDALDTVADRFASFGAPPLAAEASAQAARAHQAAGRRRRGRAARVRCAELLAAYDGDLPPWAPASASWTEPAPGTARLTAREREVASLAASRLSNQEIADRLVVSVRTVENHLHRVYGKLGVTARTELAHHL, translated from the coding sequence ATGCCGATCACGCCGTACGCCGGCGCCGCATGGCCCCTCACGGCCAGGGAGACCGAACTGGCGGACGTCGCCACCGCGGTGGAGCGCGGCGGCGCCCTCCTCGTCGGAGAGCCCGGCACCGGAAAGAGCAGGCTGCTCGCGGCCGCCATGCAGGCGGCACGGCACGCCGGGCACACCACCGTGTGGCTGCACGACCCGCGCGCCACCGACCTGGACCGGCACTTCGGCGAGGCGGACGGCGGGGGGCGGACCGTCGTCGGGGCCGACGACGTGCACCTGCTGGTACCGGGCGCGGCGGAGCGGCTGTACACGCTGGTCCGCGCCGGCCGGGCCGCCCTGCTCGGGGCGGCCCCGTCCGGCATGCCGCTGCCGGACGGCGTCTCCCGGTTGTGGGTCGAGGGCCGGGTCGAGCGGATCCCCGTCGAGCCGTTCGACCCGGCCGCGGCCGAAACCCTGCTGCGGGCCCGGCTCGGCGGCCGGATCGCCCGGCAGAGCCTGGACGGGCTGTGGTCGCTGACCCTGGGCAACGCCCAGTTCCTGTGCGAGATCGTCGAATCCGCGCTCGCCGAGGGCGCCTTGCGGCTCGGCGGCGACACCTGGCAGTGGCACGGCCCCGCCGGCGAGCCCTCCGACCGGCTCGCCGAGATGGTGCGGCTGCGGCTCGGCCCGCTCGCCGACGACGAGGCGGAGCTTGCCGCGATGATCGCCCTCGCCGGACCGCTGGAGGCCGGTCTGGCACCGGTCGAGGACCTCATCCACGCCGCCGAGTCCCTCAACCGGCGCGGCGTCGTGGTCACCGAACGCGACGGCAAACGGCTACGGCTGCGCCTCGCCCACCCGCTGTACGCGCCCGTGCTCACCGCCGGGCTGCCCGATCTGACCGCCCGGCGGCTGCGGCTGCGGCTGGCGGAGGCCATCGAGGCGACCGGCGCCCGCCGCACCGACGACGGTTCTCGCACGGTCGCGCTGCGGCTCGCCGCGGGCGACGAGCTCCCGCCGCACCGGCTGCTCGCGGCGGCCGACGCGGCCCTGCGCCGCCGCGACTTCGCCCTCGCCGAGCGCCTGGGCCGCCTGGGACTCGCGGCGCAGGGCGACCGGGACCACGGCGGGGGTGGTCCCGGTGCCCTGCTGGCGCGGGCGCTCGCCGGGCAGGGGCGGTACCAGGAGGCGGAGGCGGAGTTCGCCCGGGGAACCGGGGACGAGGCGGCGCGGGCCCTCAACCTGGCCTGGGGCCTGCACCGGGTCCCCGAGGCCGCCGCGCTCGTGGAGACGGCCGCCGCGAGGCGCCCCGACGACCCCGAGCTGCTCGGTGCCCGTACCGTCCTGCAGTTGCTGCGGGACGACACCGGCGACGCGGCCGGCACCGGGCTCCCGGGCCCGGACGCCGCCGCCCTGGTCGTGCCGCCCGTGGCGCTGGCACGGATCGAACGCGGCGACGCCGCCGGCGCGCTCGCGCTGCTGGGGCAGGTGCGCGACCGGATGGACGGGTGGGAGGCCGAACACCGGCTGGCGGCCCGGCTGCTGACCAGCCGCGCCGCGTTCCACGCCGGCCGGACCGCCGAGCTGTCCGCCGCACTCGACGGGATCCGTCACGACAGCGCGGGCAGCCGCGGCGAGATCCGCGGCGCGGTGGTGCGGGCCCGCACCTACCGCAGCGCCGGGCGCTACGACGAGGCCGTCGCGCTGCTGCGGCGGGCCTGCGCCCGCGACGACCGCGCCGACTGGTTCACCACTCCCGCCTGGACGCTCTCCCAGCTGGCCGGTGCGCTCGCCGAGGCCGGTGAGCACACCGAGGCCGTACGGACCGTCGTCGAGGCCCGCGCGGTCGAGCGGCAGTCCGTGGCCTACCCGCTCGCCGTGGACGGCGCCGCCCTCGAGCACGCCCTCGTCCTCGCGTACACCGGCGACCTCGCGGGCGCCGCGCGCCGCGCCCGCGAGGTCGCCTCCCGAGCGGCCGCGGCCGGGCGCCTGCAGCAGGCGGTCACCGCCCTGCACCTGGCGGGCCGGGTCGGTGACGCGGCGGCTTCCGCCGCGGACCTCGCCCGGCTGGTCCGCGAGGACGACGGCGGGTACCCGGCGCTGCTCGCCACCCACGTCCGGGCCCTGGCCCGGCGTGACGGCGACGCGCTGGACACGGTCGCCGACCGGTTCGCCTCGTTCGGTGCGCCGCCGCTCGCCGCCGAGGCGTCCGCGCAGGCCGCCCGCGCGCATCAGGCGGCCGGCCGCCGTCGTCGGGGTCGCGCCGCACGCGTGCGGTGCGCGGAGCTCCTCGCCGCGTACGACGGTGATCTCCCGCCCTGGGCACCCGCATCGGCGTCCTGGACGGAACCCGCCCCGGGCACGGCCCGGCTGACCGCCCGGGAGCGCGAGGTCGCCTCGCTGGCCGCCTCCCGGCTGTCCAACCAGGAGATAGCCGACCGGCTCGTCGTCTCCGTGCGCACGGTGGAGAACCACCTGCACCGGGTGTACGGGAAGCTCGGCGTCACCGCCCGCACGGAGCTCGCCCACCATCTGTGA
- a CDS encoding PhzF family phenazine biosynthesis isomerase, whose translation MMHAYMVADAFTSTRLEGNPVAVFLDAADIPGPRMQRIAREMNLSETTFVLPPQEGGDARIRIFTPVNELPFAGHPLLGTAIVLGESVRANRLRLETAMGVIPFVFDRGDDGRIVSARMRQPIPTWEVYEHADELLAALGLDSSTLPVTAYRNGPRHVYVGLESIEALSALEPDHKALAKFPDMAANCFAGSGAQWRNRMFSPAYGVVEDAATGSAAGPLALHLARHGLVEFGRQIEIQQGVEMGRLSTMLATASGRADHVESIEVGGSAVIVARAGLMA comes from the coding sequence ATGATGCACGCCTACATGGTGGCTGACGCCTTTACGAGCACGCGTCTCGAGGGCAACCCGGTGGCCGTTTTTCTGGACGCGGCCGACATACCCGGCCCGCGGATGCAGCGCATCGCCCGGGAGATGAACCTGTCGGAGACCACCTTCGTGCTGCCGCCCCAGGAGGGCGGCGACGCGCGCATCCGTATCTTCACCCCGGTCAACGAGCTCCCCTTCGCGGGTCATCCGCTGCTGGGCACGGCCATCGTGCTCGGTGAGTCGGTCCGGGCCAACCGCCTCCGGCTCGAGACGGCGATGGGAGTGATCCCCTTCGTCTTCGACCGCGGCGACGACGGGAGGATCGTCTCGGCACGGATGCGGCAGCCGATCCCGACCTGGGAGGTGTACGAGCACGCCGACGAACTCCTCGCCGCTCTCGGCCTCGACTCCTCCACCCTGCCGGTGACCGCGTACCGCAACGGCCCCCGGCACGTCTACGTGGGCCTCGAGAGCATCGAGGCGCTCTCCGCCCTCGAACCCGACCACAAGGCGCTCGCCAAGTTCCCGGACATGGCCGCCAACTGCTTCGCGGGATCCGGCGCGCAATGGCGCAACCGCATGTTCTCGCCCGCCTACGGCGTCGTCGAGGACGCGGCGACCGGCTCCGCGGCCGGCCCGCTGGCCCTGCACCTGGCCCGGCACGGCCTGGTCGAGTTCGGCCGGCAGATCGAGATCCAGCAGGGCGTCGAGATGGGGCGCCTGTCCACCATGCTCGCCACCGCGTCCGGCCGGGCCGACCACGTGGAGTCGATCGAGGTGGGCGGCTCCGCGGTCATCGTCGCCCGCGCCGGACTCATGGCCTGA
- the phzG gene encoding phenazine biosynthesis FMN-dependent oxidase PhzG, which yields MSTTEAHVTATPVDPPFPDDPIGLLRTWFGTAAEEGVREPGAMALATADEGGRPSSRTVQVNTITDRGLVFTTHAGSRKGRELARRPRASAVLYWRENGRQIVLEGPVERLPDAEADHLWAVRPVVTHAMSTVSRQSEPLDDEERLRAEAARLTGLGALPRPESFAGYLLTPDAVEFWQARTDRLHHRLVYQRTDRGWTTSRLQP from the coding sequence ATGAGCACGACGGAGGCGCACGTGACCGCGACGCCGGTGGACCCGCCCTTCCCCGACGACCCCATCGGGCTGCTCAGAACCTGGTTCGGCACGGCCGCCGAAGAAGGGGTGCGGGAGCCGGGAGCCATGGCGCTGGCCACCGCGGACGAGGGCGGCCGCCCCTCCAGCCGTACCGTCCAGGTCAACACGATCACCGACCGCGGCCTGGTGTTCACCACCCACGCGGGCAGCCGCAAGGGCCGCGAACTTGCCCGGCGCCCCCGGGCGTCCGCGGTGCTGTACTGGCGCGAGAACGGCCGTCAGATCGTCCTCGAAGGCCCCGTCGAGCGGCTGCCGGACGCCGAGGCGGACCACCTGTGGGCGGTGCGCCCGGTGGTCACGCACGCCATGTCCACGGTCTCCCGGCAGAGCGAACCCCTCGACGACGAGGAGCGGCTGCGCGCCGAGGCCGCCCGGCTCACCGGGCTCGGCGCCCTGCCCCGGCCGGAGTCCTTCGCCGGATACCTGCTGACCCCCGACGCGGTGGAGTTCTGGCAGGCCCGCACCGACCGGCTGCACCACCGGCTGGTCTACCAGCGGACCGACCGGGGCTGGACGACGAGCCGCCTGCAGCCGTGA
- a CDS encoding PhzA/PhzB family protein has protein sequence MSDTAQLNGTADTAVFADEAELRRANRAAVETYMHTLGQDRLTRHHLFTEDGVGGLWTADTPGPIAIHGRDRLGEHAVWSLRCFPDWVWYNIEIYETQDPNRFWVECDGKGKILFPGYPEGYYENHFIHSFLLENGKIKQAREFMNPFNQLRALGIDVPQIKREGIPT, from the coding sequence GTGTCCGACACCGCACAGCTGAACGGCACCGCCGACACCGCGGTCTTCGCCGACGAGGCCGAACTGCGGCGCGCCAACCGCGCCGCCGTCGAGACGTACATGCACACGCTGGGCCAGGACCGCCTGACGCGGCATCACCTGTTCACGGAGGACGGGGTGGGCGGCCTGTGGACGGCCGACACCCCGGGCCCCATCGCCATCCACGGCCGCGACCGCCTGGGCGAGCACGCCGTCTGGTCGCTGCGGTGCTTCCCCGACTGGGTCTGGTACAACATCGAGATCTACGAGACCCAGGACCCGAACCGCTTCTGGGTCGAGTGCGACGGCAAGGGGAAGATTCTGTTCCCCGGCTATCCCGAGGGCTATTACGAGAACCACTTCATTCACTCGTTCCTGCTGGAGAACGGAAAGATCAAGCAGGCCCGGGAATTCATGAACCCGTTCAACCAGCTCCGCGCGCTCGGCATCGACGTCCCGCAGATCAAGCGGGAAGGAATTCCCACCTAG
- a CDS encoding AfsR/SARP family transcriptional regulator, with the protein MEFRLLGNVEVLGERGAVPLPGAKVRTALAALVLARGWPVPDSALTSALWGWHPPDTRTAQLYTYMSRLRRLLGPSVRLERQQSGYLLHAEDAAVDVLEFEQLAAEGARALRQRQFERASRRLGQALRLWRGTALADVTEHLADAERPRLEEARALALEDRLEADLSLGRHRELIAELTGLVHAFPLRERLRAQLMTALYRCDRQSDALAVYHHGRQLLADELGVDPGPTLSAAYQTVLNNTPVLAVPPTGRAAAPVPAAAADAPAMLPPPRTTSPGGSGNWPSSPGCCRRGTRARGHRSVRGASC; encoded by the coding sequence ATGGAATTCCGGCTGCTGGGAAATGTCGAGGTGCTGGGCGAGCGCGGCGCGGTCCCCCTGCCGGGTGCGAAGGTGCGCACGGCGCTCGCGGCCCTGGTCCTCGCCCGCGGCTGGCCCGTGCCGGACTCCGCGCTGACCTCGGCGCTGTGGGGCTGGCATCCGCCGGACACCCGGACCGCGCAGCTGTACACCTACATGTCGCGGCTGCGACGGCTGCTGGGTCCTTCGGTGCGGCTCGAGCGGCAGCAGTCCGGCTATCTGCTGCACGCCGAGGACGCCGCCGTCGACGTTCTGGAATTCGAGCAGTTGGCGGCCGAGGGGGCACGGGCGCTGCGCCAGCGGCAGTTCGAGCGGGCGAGCCGGCGGCTGGGGCAGGCGCTGCGGTTGTGGCGCGGGACGGCGCTCGCCGATGTGACGGAGCATCTGGCGGACGCGGAGCGGCCCCGGCTGGAGGAGGCCCGGGCACTGGCCCTGGAGGACCGTCTGGAGGCGGATCTGTCGCTGGGCAGGCACCGGGAGCTGATCGCGGAGCTGACGGGCCTGGTGCACGCGTTCCCGCTGCGCGAGCGGCTGCGCGCCCAGCTGATGACCGCGCTGTACCGCTGCGACCGGCAGAGCGACGCGCTCGCGGTGTACCACCACGGACGGCAGCTGCTTGCCGACGAGCTCGGTGTGGATCCGGGGCCGACGCTCAGCGCCGCGTACCAGACCGTGCTGAACAACACCCCGGTCCTGGCGGTGCCGCCGACCGGGCGCGCCGCCGCCCCGGTGCCGGCCGCGGCGGCCGACGCGCCGGCGATGCTGCCGCCCCCGCGGACGACTTCACCGGGCGGCAGCGGGAACTGGCCGAGCTCGCCCGGCTGTTGCCGCCGTGGGACGAGGGCGAGGGGGCACCGCAGCGTCCGCGGCGCTTCCTGCTGA
- a CDS encoding NB-ARC domain-containing protein, with protein sequence MAGVGKSTLAVQVAHTVASSFPEGQLYADLRAPDGAPRNPRTVLSELLRALGDSAENLAGAALPAYVQRYRARTAGKALLVILDNLVEERQLDPLLPGGTGSAVVVTARTHPAAVSGIRTVVLEPLRPGESLTLLGAMAGASRLAREPEAARDLVAYCEGLPLALRAVGARLAARPRLPLSWLADRLAEPEARLGELRYGELSVAASLAHSLHDLDDTAVAVLRSLPALGLRPFTAAEAAGRAGSAEPASFEQALDRLADARLLDLSAIDDQGQPLYRCPGLVQLFARSLEAPASGQTQAGAGAPDQAQAPTVTGTPGVAHTPALATAPGKAHTPALATAPGKAHTPALTTAPGQAHTPALTTAPGQAHTPALTTAPGQAHTPALTTAPGQAHTPALTTAPGQAHTPALTTAPGQAHTPALTTAPGQAHTPALATAPGQAHTPVVTGAPGAA encoded by the coding sequence ATGGCGGGCGTCGGCAAGTCGACGCTGGCCGTGCAGGTGGCGCACACGGTCGCGTCCTCCTTCCCCGAGGGTCAGCTGTACGCCGACCTGCGCGCGCCGGACGGCGCGCCGCGGAACCCGCGCACGGTGCTGTCCGAGCTGCTGCGGGCGCTCGGCGACAGCGCCGAGAACCTGGCGGGCGCCGCCCTGCCCGCGTACGTGCAGCGCTACCGCGCCCGCACGGCGGGCAAGGCGCTGCTGGTGATCCTCGACAACCTGGTGGAGGAGCGGCAGTTGGACCCGCTGCTGCCGGGCGGGACCGGATCCGCGGTGGTGGTCACCGCCCGGACGCATCCGGCGGCGGTCTCCGGCATACGCACGGTGGTCCTCGAACCGCTGCGCCCCGGCGAGTCGTTGACGCTCCTGGGGGCGATGGCCGGGGCGTCGCGGCTGGCCCGCGAACCGGAGGCGGCACGGGACCTGGTGGCGTACTGCGAAGGGCTGCCGCTGGCGCTGCGCGCGGTGGGCGCCCGCCTGGCCGCCCGGCCGCGGCTCCCCCTGTCCTGGCTGGCCGACCGCCTCGCCGAACCCGAGGCGAGGCTCGGGGAATTGCGGTACGGCGAGCTGTCCGTGGCCGCGAGCCTGGCCCACTCGCTGCACGACCTCGACGACACCGCCGTCGCGGTGCTGCGGAGCCTCCCCGCTCTGGGCCTGCGCCCGTTCACCGCGGCGGAGGCCGCCGGGCGGGCCGGGAGCGCGGAGCCCGCGTCGTTCGAGCAGGCCCTGGACCGGCTGGCCGACGCCCGCCTGCTGGACCTGTCGGCGATCGACGACCAGGGACAGCCGCTGTACCGCTGCCCCGGTCTGGTACAGCTGTTCGCCCGCTCCCTCGAAGCTCCGGCCTCCGGTCAGACCCAGGCCGGGGCAGGGGCACCTGATCAAGCCCAGGCCCCGACCGTGACGGGGACCCCCGGCGTGGCCCACACCCCAGCCCTGGCAACGGCACCCGGTAAGGCCCACACCCCAGCCCTGGCAACGGCACCCGGTAAGGCCCACACCCCAGCCCTGACAACGGCACCCGGTCAGGCCCACACCCCAGCCCTGACAACGGCACCCGGTCAGGCCCACACCCCAGCCCTGACAACGGCACCCGGTCAGGCCCACACCCCAGCCCTGACAACGGCACCCGGTCAGGCCCACACCCCAGCCCTGACAACGGCACCCGGTCAGGCCCACACCCCAGCCCTGACAACGGCACCCGGTCAGGCCCACACCCCAGCCCTGACAACGGCACCCGGTCAGGCCCACACCCCAGCCCTGGCAACGGCACCCGGTCAGGCCCACACCCCGGTCGTGACAGGGGCACCCGGCGCGGCCTGA
- a CDS encoding LuxR C-terminal-related transcriptional regulator, with protein sequence MLDELGLGPDAAAVYGVMLRTPQLGRQELAGILGWAPDRIEDAWDELLRLALLRPSEERPGRMRLVDPELSLQRLLARQEQRLLERQKAVAEARFEISRMLIELMDEAPGTGPSGVRQFTGEDAVRSRLERYAYGCEREFALFAPRGPRLESSPEASRVLEQGVVGRRLRARYLCVTGLAGDRDALAHARWLRGSGAEVRAVPELPLRMALFDGRTAVLLRDPDQLDEGILVLDGGPAVTALNALFELQWQRSEPLDPEPEPADDERPTGQERAVLELLAAGHTDEVVARKLGISVRTGRRVTAHLLERLQARSRFQAGVLAAARGWLTPVPQPPSPVRAAPARRGRSDRGAR encoded by the coding sequence GGGCCCGGACGCCGCAGCCGTGTACGGCGTCATGCTCAGGACTCCACAGCTGGGACGGCAGGAACTGGCCGGGATCCTGGGCTGGGCGCCCGACCGGATCGAGGACGCGTGGGACGAACTGCTCCGCCTGGCGCTGCTGCGGCCCTCCGAGGAGCGGCCCGGACGCATGCGGCTCGTCGACCCCGAGCTGAGCCTGCAGCGCCTGCTGGCCCGCCAGGAACAGCGGCTCCTGGAGCGGCAGAAGGCCGTCGCGGAGGCCCGGTTCGAAATCAGCCGCATGCTGATCGAGCTCATGGACGAGGCCCCGGGCACCGGGCCCAGCGGGGTCAGGCAGTTCACCGGCGAGGACGCTGTCCGCTCCCGGCTGGAGCGGTACGCGTACGGCTGCGAGCGCGAGTTCGCCCTGTTCGCTCCGCGCGGCCCGCGGCTGGAGAGCTCGCCGGAGGCCTCCCGCGTGCTGGAGCAGGGAGTGGTCGGCCGCCGCCTGCGCGCCCGCTACCTGTGCGTGACCGGCCTCGCCGGCGACCGGGACGCCCTCGCCCACGCCCGCTGGCTTCGGGGCAGCGGGGCCGAGGTGCGCGCGGTGCCCGAACTCCCGTTGCGCATGGCGTTGTTCGACGGCCGCACCGCGGTGCTGCTGCGCGATCCGGACCAGCTGGACGAGGGCATCCTGGTCCTGGACGGCGGCCCCGCCGTCACCGCCCTGAACGCCCTCTTCGAGCTGCAGTGGCAGCGCTCCGAGCCGCTCGACCCCGAGCCGGAGCCGGCCGACGACGAACGCCCCACCGGCCAGGAACGCGCGGTCCTCGAACTGCTCGCGGCCGGGCACACCGACGAGGTCGTCGCCCGCAAACTGGGGATATCGGTGCGCACCGGACGCCGTGTCACGGCGCACCTGCTCGAACGCCTGCAAGCTCGCAGCCGCTTCCAGGCGGGTGTCCTCGCCGCCGCCCGCGGCTGGCTCACCCCGGTCCCGCAGCCGCCCTCGCCCGTGCGGGCGGCCCCCGCACGGCGAGGGAGGAGCGACCGTGGCGCGAGGTGA